CATGAAATCTATATCCATTAACAATGTAACCATTAAAATGTGTCGTATATTAGGTAGGACCACCTGAAAGTGAGAGCAGATCTTCCATGATCCGACTATCATCTCCTTTATGCAATTGTGCAGCCTATTAATAAGATTAAGTTGAATAATTTAGAATTAGTAATACAACATTAAAATGTCAAATTTGATGTTTATGTATTACTTACCCTAACGTTCGGTTCCATTTTGCATCAGACAAGTGTTGCGCAGTATCCACATGAGTTTGTGCAAACTCTCTACAAATTTGAAGTGAACCATAAAtgtcatataaaaaaaattaccctaaaagaaaataagaaaaatcagACGATATGAAAGAACTCTCCGTACTCGAGATATGGTATGACTTCATCGCAATTCTTCAGTGTGTATATATGTGCTTGTTCCAATTCATTTGCTTCAAGCTCACATTGTTCTTTAGCTCCCAAAGTACTTCCAGGTTGATAAAACATAGATAAACCTCCATTAGATTTTTTTAAACCCCCGTCATAATTTCATTCAGGTCGATTGAATTTTGTGTCAATCGTATGCAGATACCGTGAACATAAGGTCATACATTCATTTGCAATGTAGCCCTCTGCAATAGAGCCTTCTGGACATGCCCTATTATCAATAAgagatttcaaaaaatttaacCATTGTTCCACAGGATACATCCATCGATAATGAATAGGTCCAGCAATCTTAGCTTCACTAGCTAAATGGATAGGCAAGTGCACCATGACATCAAAAAATGAAGGGGGGAAGACCTTTTCTAACTTGCAAAGTGTTATGGGAATTTGCGCTTCAATTTGTTCCAAGTCATCAATCCTTAACTCCTTTGATCCAAGCACATTAAAGAATAAAGATAACTCAATAACCGGTTCACACACTTCTTTGGACAACATACCACGAAGTGCAAGGGGGAGTATATGTTGCAGAAGGACATGGAAATCATGACTTTTCAACCCAGGTATCTTGTGATCTTTCAGGTTCACACATTGAGAAATATTAGATGAAAACCCATCAGGAACCTTTAAATTCTTTAGGAATTGGCATAATTTGTGCTTACTTTCGGGAGGCAATGTGTAGCATACAGTTGGAACTTCAACTTTCTACCCTCTTTGGATGGGGTTCAATTCCGGCCTAATATTCATGTCTTGCAAGTCTAATCGAGTTTTAATTGTATCCTTGGTCTTTCCTTTGACATTCATGATTGTTCTCATAATATTAtcacatatatttttttcaatatgCATAACATTCAAATTATGTCGCAACAAGAGAGACTTTCAATATGGAAGTTCAAAAACAATACTTTTCTTGTTCCAATTATCCTTTCGATTTTCATGTGatatcttcttccttttctttagaTCCTTTGTTAACTGTATCCCTTCAAGATCTTGCAATTGATTAAGTATCTCAATACCAGAACACATTTTTGGTGGGAGCCTTTTCTCTTTTGTACCATCAAATGAATCCTTGTCATTCCTCCATTTGTGGCTAAGAGGAAGGTAGCGTCGATGACCCATAAAGTATTGCTTCTTACTATTAGCCAATCGAATTGAGGAGGTGTCTTTATTGCAACATGGACGCACCAATTTTCCTTTTGTACTCCATCCAGATAAATTTCCATAGGCTAAAAAGTCATTGATGGTCCATAACAAAGAAGCATGCAACTTAAAATTCTGTCTAGATGATGCATCAAAGGTCTCAATGCCAACTTCCcacaactccttcaattcttctATTAAACGTTGAAGATATATATCAATTGCATCTCCTGGACTACCTGGACCAGGAATAAGCAttgacaaaataaaattttcttgtTTCATACACAACCAAGGTAGTAAATTATAAGGAATAAGAACCACAGGCCAAATGCTATATAAGGTTTTTGAATTCCGAAATGGCTGAAATCTATCACTAGCAAGTCCAAGTCGGACATTACGAGGCTCTGTCGCAAATGAAGGATGAAGTTCATCAAATGGACTTCAACGCCATTGAATCAGCTGGGTGCCTCATTATTCCATCATCAACTCTTTTATCTTTATGCCATGTCATTAAAGTAGATGTCTTTGTGGACATAAACAACCTCTGAAGCCTAGGCTTTAATGGAAAATAGCGTAAAGTCTTTGATGCTATCTTCTTACCTTTTTTATTCCTTGTTTCCCCGCTATGTCTATCTATTTTCCATCTAGACGCACCACAAACTTTGCAAGAATCAAGTAAGCTATCCTCCTTCCAGTATAACATGCAATCATTAGTACAAGCATCAATCTTTTTGTAGGAAAGGCCAAGgtcttgaattatcttctttgcCTCATAATACGATTTTGGCAAATTGGCGCCATCAGGTAACAACTCCTCTTTtaatattttcaataatattgTAAATGACTCATTACTCCAACGACCCATAATTTTGATGTGAAGCAATTTAATCAAAGAggaaagctttgaagcttttgaATTTTGGTACAGTGGCTCCTTCAATagcatgtaaaatctttttgcttcaatatttggttcctcCTCAATTAAATCATCACAATCAGTGTGCACAGTTCTTCCATCAATATTAGGATATAGATCTCTCAATAATTCTTGTACTTCATCTTCACTTTCACATTCTTCTAGTTCATCACCGTCTTCATCTTCCGATTCTGACAGTGGCTCACCTAAATTTTTCCCGTGATGATACCAAAaagtataattttaaattattccaTATACTTTCAAATGTGTCTCAACTGTCTTATGAGTTCCTAAAGTTGTATTACAACATTTGACACATGGACATCGTATTTCATATTCTTCTCCTGTTTTCTGAAAAGCATAATCCAAAAATGTTTGCACTCCGATTAAGTAGGCTTCATCGAGCCGATTATCAACAAGTTGGATCCATTGCTTACTAGGTGCCATAACCTTAGAGAgtaaataaaaattacattaaaaaaagataaaagataagaaaaatactACGATGCACACAACTTGTTACGATCAGATGCACACAACTGGTTCAACTCTAAGGTCGCACTCTCTAGTGGACTGGGCACCTCTATTATCAGTTAATACATTGCAATATACAATCAGATGGCACTAATCTAGATAAAAGATTATCAATTAACTTGTAATTAAAGATGTTGGTTCCTAAAACATTCATACATGGTTTCTTATAGCCTGCTCCGAGATCGAAATAAATACTTACAACAAAGAAAATCATAAACAGTATACTTTACGacacaattaatttgaataggaATTGCAATTCTTACATCAAAATTTGTATAAACTATCACTTGAAAGCATGTGATGATTTACACTGTTTAACATCGTTGTAAACTTTACATGTGAAAATTACCTTTTTCTAACTATTTTGAATTATACTGCAGTACTTACAATTGTATtgtcataataataataataataataattgtatGAATATTATGTTAATTCTACTAGTTTTATAACATGATCCAGTAAATAGAAAAGGTCAACAGAACAAACCAAAGGAGGAAACTACAAAAGTGTTATGAAGGGGGGAAAACACAATACCTGGTAATGGATATTGGTTTCTCCTTTACCAACTTTTGTCAaagtaaattatttttcttgtgaaCATAGACTCTATAGCAAAATTGAACTTTGCTTcagaagaacagaacaataagAACAATTAAAGAAAGTATTAATAACTTCTTGTTAACCTACTGAATTTTCTTATCTTATCAACATAGAGTCTTTATCATCCAAAACAGTCGCGCGCAACTAAAAGACTGCTTCTTTCCAGATGCTATTATTTTTCAGGTATGCTAAAATACATGACAGTATCTTTTCAGATGTAAATCAACATTGCAATATGACAGTATACATGCTAGTCCCTGTTTTGGCTTGGTAAATCTCTCACTGAATACATAAAACTAATATGCCACAAACTTGAATACACTTCAGAAATTTAATTATCCAATTAGGAATCCCAACTCGAATACCAAAGTACGAAACCTTAGATAGACAGACAGTAGCGGGTACCCAATAATCTTTCCACTGAttatacaaaagaaaaaataccAGAGTATGAAACCTTACCAGTTTTTTGATGTTAGagaagtagtagtagtagta
The sequence above is drawn from the Nicotiana tabacum cultivar K326 chromosome 13, ASM71507v2, whole genome shotgun sequence genome and encodes:
- the LOC142167961 gene encoding uncharacterized protein LOC142167961 yields the protein MLIPGPGSPGDAIDIYLQRLIEELKELWEVGIETFDASSRQNFKLHASLLWTINDFLAYGNLSGWSTKGKLVRPCCNKDTSSIRLANSKKQYFMGHRRYLPLSHKWRNDKDSFDGTKEKRLPPKMCSGIEILNQLQDLEGIQLTKDLKKRKKISHENRKDNWNKKNHKIPGLKSHDFHVLLQHILPLALRGMLSKEVCEPVIELSLFFNVLGSKELRIDDLEQIEAQIPITLCKLEKVFPPSFFDVMVHLPIHLASEAKIAGPIHYRWMYPVEQWLNFLKSLIDNRACPEGSIAEGYIANECMTLCSREFAQTHVDTAQHLSDAKWNRTLGLHNCIKEMIVGSWKICSHFQVVLPNIRHILMVTLLMDIDFIVVVVGENDKDSENIDYYGILTDVIELQFVMGGRVILFRCNWFDVYDKIKRVKKDEYEFVSVNLGRFLNTNEPFILAEQASQVFYAIDNSNKGWHIVRKTQPRDSYEIVKQMDDDILDLGNPSQKKRKRTDEVKFNMKPSKTENEVESTMKSTTRYAFVPLGTIRKGQGRGRGRGLRSLVEKENMPTKSLFPQSIDLVKQYIQTI